ATCCTGCTGAGTATCGGCGAGGAGCGCGCGGCCGACGTGCTGCGTTGCCTGTCGCGTCCGGAACTGCTGCGAATCACGCAGACGATGTCGAGCATGGCGGGCGTCAAGGTGGACGTCGTGAAGGACGCGCTGCAGCGCTTCTTCGATCAGTATCGCGAACAAAGCGGCATTCACGGCGCGTCGCGCGTGTACCTGCAGCGCGCGCTGGATCTCGCGCTCGGGCGCGACATCGCGAACACGGTGCTCAACAGCGTGTACGGCGACAGCATCCGCCCGAAGATGGCCCGTCTTCAATGGGTGTCGCCGCGCTGGCTCGCGGACCATATCGTCCACGAGCACGTGCGCATGCAGGCCGTGTTCCTCGCATTCCTGCCGCCTGCCCAGGCGAGTCAGGTCATCGAGATGCTGCCGCCGCAGACGCGCGACACGATCCTCATCAACGTCGCGAAGCTTGACGAAGTGGATCACACGCTGCTCGTGGAACTCGAGGAGCTGATCGAGCTGTGCCTGAAGGACCTGGACCTGCAGGGCACGACCGTGGAGGGCGTGCGACAGGCCGCCGAGATCATCAACCGCTTGCCGGGCGACCGCATGCAGATGATCGAGTTGCTGCGCGCGCACGATCCCGGCGTCGTCACCGAGATCGAGACGAGCATGTATCACTTCGACATGCTGGCGCGACAGAGCGACAACGCGATCGGCCGGATCGTCGAGGTCGCGCCGGTCGAACAGTGGGCGATCGCGCTGAAGGGCGCCGATCCGGCGGTGCTCGCGGCGCTGCAACGGGTGATGCCGCGCCGCCAGGTGCAGGCGTTCGACGACACGATTCGCCGCACGGGGCCGCTTCCGTCCACGCGAATCGAGCAGGTGCGGCGCGACATCATGGCGCGCGTCAAGGCGCTGGCCGATGAGGGCGAGATCGAACTGCGCCTCGTCGAGGAGGACGTCGTCTCGTGAAGGCCTATCAGCGCTACCGGTTTCCGTCGCTCAGGTCTGTCGCGCGCGATGCGTCGGCGCGCGATTCGGCAGCGCTCGCCGCCGAGGCGCAGTGCGCAGACATCGATGCGCGCATCGAGGAGGGCTTCCGTCAAGGCAGGGAAGACGGTTATCGCGACGGATT
The nucleotide sequence above comes from Burkholderia thailandensis E264. Encoded proteins:
- a CDS encoding flagellar motor switch protein FliG, with translation METPVADSNAQGSIEQAAIILLSIGEERAADVLRCLSRPELLRITQTMSSMAGVKVDVVKDALQRFFDQYREQSGIHGASRVYLQRALDLALGRDIANTVLNSVYGDSIRPKMARLQWVSPRWLADHIVHEHVRMQAVFLAFLPPAQASQVIEMLPPQTRDTILINVAKLDEVDHTLLVELEELIELCLKDLDLQGTTVEGVRQAAEIINRLPGDRMQMIELLRAHDPGVVTEIETSMYHFDMLARQSDNAIGRIVEVAPVEQWAIALKGADPAVLAALQRVMPRRQVQAFDDTIRRTGPLPSTRIEQVRRDIMARVKALADEGEIELRLVEEDVVS